Proteins encoded together in one Anaerococcus murdochii window:
- a CDS encoding 16S rRNA pseudouridine(516) synthase yields the protein MRVDKMIGNTGLDTRKNIKRNAKKGALVINGEIVKDSSVQVDPMVDEVFYMGHFVEYIENLYLILNKPAGVLSATTDVEETVIDLLDDFYLNYDLSIAGRLDKDTRGLIILSTDGKFIHKITSPNSNITKTYEVQTRDPIEKNLVEEFKKGVYIKEDDYTARPAELIITGEKEAIVKVIEGKYHLVKRLFANLGNQVIGLKRTAIGDLVLDPYLNEGDYRELTQAELDLFK from the coding sequence ATGAGAGTAGATAAGATGATTGGAAATACTGGTCTAGATACCAGGAAGAATATAAAAAGAAATGCCAAAAAAGGGGCACTTGTGATAAATGGAGAAATTGTCAAGGATTCTTCAGTTCAGGTAGATCCTATGGTTGACGAAGTTTTTTATATGGGCCATTTTGTGGAATATATAGAAAATCTTTACTTGATTTTAAACAAACCAGCTGGAGTCTTATCTGCAACTACAGACGTAGAAGAAACTGTAATAGATCTTTTGGATGACTTTTATCTTAACTATGATCTATCAATTGCAGGAAGGCTTGATAAGGACACAAGGGGCTTAATTATCCTTTCAACAGACGGGAAATTTATCCACAAGATAACAAGTCCAAATTCAAATATCACCAAAACTTATGAGGTCCAAACCCGAGACCCAATCGAAAAAAACTTGGTAGAAGAATTTAAAAAGGGAGTCTATATAAAGGAAGACGATTACACAGCAAGACCAGCTGAACTAATCATTACCGGAGAAAAGGAAGCAATAGTTAAGGTCATTGAAGGAAAATATCACCTAGTTAAAAGACTTTTTGCTAATCTTGGAAACCAGGTCATCGGCTTAAAGAGAACGGCTATCGGAGATTTAGTCTTAGATCCATATTTAAATGAAGGTGACTATAGGGAATTGACCCAAGCTGAGTTAGATTTATTCAAATAA
- a CDS encoding ATP-dependent DNA helicase — MINESQRIIIEKAQTPAAVIAGPGTGKTYTIVKKVISLIKNQGLSPNRILITTFTKKAASELQTRIISEFNREGIKTELKDMMIGNFHSLALDFLEKYPSLDRPFLDAKVIDQVVEGYLIEKNLDLYKNIEDYEKYITYNHAWEIKGIYEEITNKLMDVEELLKSENPREVFAGKIFLTHEKLLREKNLINFQMILRDFYLLLKDPVRGEEIRNGIDFVIVDEYQDTNYIQQEIAFSLVKDKEIMVFGDDDQSLYSFRGADPRNLTDFSEKFFKAKGHKAFTYKLDINYRSNQAIIDKSLKWLDNKDYGQNNKKTLRSNDKEANPNTIVRARANELKNLATIIRILKQDINLGQIAFLFPSLNHAYVSKLQSYFEKAGIRVLNKKSSQFFKRDEIRGFIYLILKIGGIKTTYEDPSTIYGGFAKNKAKYKNYLHYLGKDETLKADGEIQNFIEAEKESDLSITDLFYKAMGLEYFRKFLIMDEEDLDGARILGNISTMINLAKDFDEIFKAPNPKAHYQEFISSYLEYLFVSRSIEEYANIDSHKEAVNFMTIHQAKGLEFEVVFISGLYDSPKPSKLGFLADFDPGDYSYVKDFYRKYYTGFTRAKNLLVLLDNSEDYKLSKFSESFPRSSAIKSLDFERTEEKKEKPILAYTTDIEVFRTCSLKYRFIRKLDFKAPSTRALSFGTNTHKLAEYYSLMPNDRKNLMKFLEKNPQYKNPLENFIKRDFEITGVETNYKLDRNFYILQGKVDLSLSDGSIVDIKTGSYNEDLIQAYKGQLMTYRWLILGNHHHLNKMYLYFIEEDRLIEIEPTDFDINEIDKVARMIDRNIGYRRTDDIESCKYCQMKYFCKRN; from the coding sequence ATGATTAATGAAAGCCAAAGGATAATTATTGAAAAGGCCCAGACGCCTGCCGCTGTTATTGCAGGACCTGGGACAGGAAAGACCTACACGATTGTAAAAAAAGTCATTTCTTTAATCAAGAACCAGGGACTTAGTCCAAACAGGATTTTGATTACGACCTTTACAAAAAAAGCCGCAAGTGAGCTTCAAACAAGGATTATTTCTGAATTTAATAGGGAAGGGATCAAGACTGAACTTAAGGACATGATGATTGGCAATTTCCACTCTCTGGCCCTTGATTTTCTTGAAAAATATCCATCTCTTGATAGGCCTTTTTTGGATGCCAAGGTTATAGACCAGGTTGTCGAAGGCTATTTGATTGAAAAAAACCTAGACCTTTATAAAAATATAGAAGATTACGAAAAATACATAACCTATAACCATGCCTGGGAAATCAAGGGAATTTACGAAGAAATTACCAACAAACTCATGGATGTGGAAGAGCTTTTGAAGTCAGAAAATCCTAGGGAAGTTTTTGCTGGTAAAATTTTTCTAACCCACGAAAAGCTCCTCAGAGAAAAAAATCTGATTAATTTCCAGATGATATTGAGGGATTTTTACCTGCTTTTAAAAGATCCTGTTAGGGGAGAGGAAATTAGAAATGGAATTGATTTTGTAATTGTTGATGAATACCAAGATACAAACTATATCCAGCAAGAAATCGCCTTTTCTTTGGTAAAAGATAAGGAAATTATGGTTTTTGGTGACGACGACCAGTCCCTTTATTCTTTTAGGGGAGCAGATCCTAGAAATCTAACAGATTTTTCAGAAAAGTTTTTTAAGGCCAAGGGCCACAAGGCCTTTACCTACAAACTCGATATAAATTATAGGTCCAACCAAGCTATAATTGATAAGTCTTTAAAATGGCTTGATAATAAAGATTATGGTCAAAATAATAAAAAAACTTTGAGGTCTAATGACAAGGAAGCAAATCCAAATACAATTGTAAGGGCTAGGGCAAATGAGCTTAAAAACCTTGCAACAATAATTAGGATTTTAAAGCAGGACATAAATCTTGGCCAGATTGCATTTTTATTTCCTTCCTTAAACCACGCCTATGTTTCAAAACTCCAGTCTTATTTCGAAAAAGCTGGGATTAGGGTTTTGAATAAAAAATCTTCTCAGTTTTTTAAGAGGGATGAAATCAGGGGTTTTATCTACTTAATCTTGAAAATTGGTGGGATTAAAACCACCTATGAAGATCCTTCCACAATTTATGGTGGCTTTGCAAAAAATAAGGCCAAGTATAAAAACTACCTGCATTATCTAGGAAAAGATGAGACCCTAAAGGCAGATGGGGAAATTCAAAATTTCATAGAGGCCGAAAAAGAAAGTGATCTTTCAATTACCGATCTTTTTTATAAGGCAATGGGTCTTGAATATTTTAGAAAATTTTTAATAATGGACGAAGAGGACCTAGACGGAGCAAGAATTTTGGGAAATATTTCCACAATGATTAATCTTGCCAAGGACTTTGATGAAATTTTCAAGGCGCCAAATCCCAAGGCCCACTACCAAGAATTTATATCTTCATATTTGGAATATCTTTTTGTGTCAAGGTCCATAGAGGAATATGCAAATATAGATAGCCACAAGGAAGCAGTGAATTTCATGACTATCCACCAGGCTAAGGGACTTGAGTTTGAAGTTGTCTTTATATCGGGTCTTTACGATTCGCCAAAGCCTTCTAAACTTGGATTTTTAGCGGACTTTGACCCTGGTGACTATTCTTATGTTAAAGATTTTTACAGAAAATATTACACTGGCTTTACCAGGGCCAAAAATCTTTTGGTTCTTTTGGATAATAGCGAAGACTATAAGCTAAGCAAGTTTTCTGAATCCTTTCCAAGGTCATCAGCCATCAAGAGCCTTGATTTTGAAAGGACTGAGGAGAAAAAGGAAAAACCGATTTTAGCCTATACTACAGATATAGAAGTCTTTAGGACTTGCTCTTTGAAGTATAGATTTATAAGGAAATTAGATTTCAAAGCCCCATCCACAAGGGCCTTATCTTTTGGTACCAACACCCACAAGCTTGCAGAATATTACAGCCTGATGCCAAATGACAGGAAAAATCTTATGAAATTCCTTGAAAAAAATCCTCAATACAAAAACCCTCTTGAAAATTTCATCAAAAGAGACTTTGAAATAACTGGTGTTGAGACAAATTACAAACTCGACAGGAATTTTTATATCCTCCAAGGTAAGGTCGATTTAAGTCTTTCTGACGGGTCGATTGTGGATATAAAAACTGGATCATACAATGAGGACTTAATCCAAGCCTACAAGGGCCAGCTTATGACCTACAGGTGGCTGATTTTAGGCAACCATCATCATCTAAACAAGATGTATTTATATTTTATCGAGGAAGACAGGCTTATAGAAATTGAACCTACAGATTTTGACATAAATGAAATTGACAAGGTCGCTAGGATGATTGATAGGAATATCGGTTACAGGAGAACAGACGACATCGAATCTTGTAAATATTGCCAGATGAAGTATTTTTGCAAGAGAAATTGA
- a CDS encoding PadR family transcriptional regulator — MIDTQMLKGLIDGIILHIIKNKETYGYEIIEELKLNGFYNMTEGTVYPILTRLIKKGLIIGTFKESKKGPRRKYYYITESGRRYLDDFYKSYDSLKAAMDRVLEKGNK; from the coding sequence ATGATAGATACACAGATGTTAAAGGGGCTTATCGACGGAATAATCCTCCACATAATCAAAAACAAGGAAACCTATGGCTATGAAATCATTGAAGAACTCAAGCTAAATGGTTTTTACAATATGACAGAAGGCACAGTTTATCCAATACTCACAAGGCTCATCAAAAAAGGCCTAATAATAGGTACTTTCAAGGAATCAAAAAAGGGGCCAAGGAGAAAATATTACTATATAACAGAATCGGGTAGACGATATTTGGATGATTTTTACAAGTCCTATGACAGTTTGAAGGCTGCAATGGATAGGGTTTTAGAAAAGGGAAATAAATGA